Proteins co-encoded in one Flavivirga eckloniae genomic window:
- a CDS encoding GNAT family N-acyltransferase, translating to MTKQQNTGLVTAKEVAKAIQLNKYGFFGTFIGWVLMKILKISTLNKIYKRNKHLSDLAFLDGILEDFQIKFEIPEEDLKRLPKDGPYITISNHPLGGIDGILLLKLMLEQRKDFKIIANFLLHRIEPLKPYIMPVNPFEDRKDVKSSITGFKNAILHLRDGHPLGIFPAGEVSTYRDGKLVVDKPWEEAAMKLVKKAEVPVVPIYFHAKNSKLFYKLSKISDTFRTAKLPSELLTQKRRTIKVRIGRPISVTDQKEHTSLESFSGFLRRKTYMLSNAFEDKSKILDNISSTLKSPKAPKNIVTPVDNMLMAEEVKALVKNNSRLLQSKNYEVFLAEPKTIPHILREIGRLREITFREVGEGTNEAIDLDTFDTYYHHMFLWDNEKKLIAGAYRMGLGSKIFERYGIDGFYLQDLFRFEPELHKMMSQSIEMGRAFIVKEYQQKAMPLFLLWKGIVHTTLRFPEHKFLIGGVSISNQFSNFSKSLMIEFMKSHYYDPYIAQYVHPKKEFKVILKDADKDFVFDSTEADLNKFDKIIDEVEPGALRLPVLLKKYIKQNARLVAFNVDPLFNNAVDGLMYIKIADLPESTVRPVMEEFQAELESKLENNGEA from the coding sequence ATGACCAAACAACAAAATACGGGACTGGTAACCGCCAAAGAAGTCGCTAAAGCTATACAGTTAAACAAATATGGCTTTTTTGGTACTTTTATTGGTTGGGTTTTAATGAAAATCCTTAAAATATCTACTCTAAATAAAATATATAAGCGCAACAAACACCTTAGTGATTTGGCTTTTCTAGATGGTATTTTAGAGGACTTTCAAATTAAATTTGAAATCCCCGAAGAAGATTTAAAGCGCTTACCAAAAGATGGTCCTTATATTACTATTTCCAACCATCCCCTTGGAGGTATTGATGGTATTCTACTTTTAAAGCTTATGCTTGAACAACGCAAAGACTTTAAAATAATAGCCAATTTTTTGTTACACAGAATAGAGCCCTTAAAGCCTTATATCATGCCTGTTAACCCTTTCGAGGACAGGAAAGATGTAAAATCAAGTATTACTGGTTTTAAAAATGCTATCTTACATTTAAGGGACGGACATCCTCTAGGAATTTTTCCGGCTGGTGAAGTATCAACATATCGAGATGGTAAACTGGTAGTAGATAAACCTTGGGAAGAAGCCGCCATGAAGCTTGTAAAAAAAGCAGAGGTGCCTGTAGTCCCTATTTATTTCCATGCTAAAAACAGCAAATTGTTTTATAAGCTTTCTAAAATTAGCGACACTTTTAGAACAGCCAAATTGCCCTCTGAATTGTTAACTCAAAAACGACGCACCATAAAGGTTAGAATAGGAAGACCAATCTCTGTTACCGACCAAAAAGAACACACGTCACTTGAGAGTTTTTCTGGCTTTTTAAGACGTAAAACTTATATGTTATCGAATGCCTTTGAAGATAAATCGAAGATTTTAGATAACATTTCCTCTACATTAAAAAGCCCTAAAGCGCCTAAAAATATAGTAACACCTGTCGACAATATGCTTATGGCCGAGGAGGTTAAAGCCCTTGTTAAAAACAATTCCAGGCTGTTGCAAAGCAAGAATTATGAGGTATTTTTAGCCGAACCAAAAACGATTCCTCATATATTACGTGAAATAGGGCGTTTACGTGAAATTACTTTTAGAGAGGTTGGGGAAGGTACTAATGAAGCCATTGATTTAGATACTTTTGATACGTACTACCATCATATGTTCCTTTGGGATAATGAAAAAAAATTAATAGCTGGCGCTTACCGAATGGGCTTAGGATCCAAAATTTTTGAGCGCTACGGTATCGATGGCTTTTATTTGCAAGACTTGTTTAGGTTCGAACCCGAGCTACACAAGATGATGAGCCAATCTATTGAAATGGGACGTGCTTTTATTGTTAAAGAATACCAGCAAAAAGCCATGCCTTTATTTTTACTTTGGAAAGGTATTGTGCACACGACGTTGCGTTTTCCTGAGCATAAATTTTTAATTGGCGGGGTTAGTATTAGCAATCAGTTTTCAAACTTCTCGAAATCGTTGATGATCGAGTTTATGAAATCGCATTATTACGACCCTTATATAGCGCAATACGTGCATCCTAAAAAGGAATTTAAAGTTATACTTAAAGATGCCGATAAAGATTTTGTCTTCGATTCGACAGAAGCCGATTTAAATAAATTCGACAAAATAATAGACGAAGTAGAACCTGGAGCGTTACGTTTGCCAGTACTTCTAAAAAAGTATATAAAACAAAATGCCCGGTTAGTCGCATTTAATGTGGATCCCCTATTCAACAATGCTGTAGATGGTTTAATGTACATTAAAATTGCCGACTTACCGGAAAGTACTGTTCGTCCTGTTATGGAAGAATTCCAGGCAGAATTAGAAAGTAAACTGGAAAATAACGGAGAAGCTTAA
- a CDS encoding arsenate reductase ArsC: protein MKNILVLCTGNSCRSQMAHGYLNHFLENKSVIVYSAGIETHGLNPGALVIMKEDGLNIDHHTSNHVDEYADVDFDYIITVCDHANENCPYIPSKNALRLHHNFFDPSKVVGTDDEKHTAFLKAREEIKGYFKEFVEKYNLV from the coding sequence ATGAAGAACATTTTAGTATTGTGTACGGGTAATTCGTGTAGAAGTCAAATGGCGCATGGATATTTAAACCATTTTTTAGAAAACAAAAGTGTAATTGTATATAGTGCAGGCATTGAGACTCACGGTTTAAATCCAGGAGCCTTGGTCATTATGAAAGAAGATGGACTAAATATAGATCATCATACCTCTAACCATGTAGACGAATATGCCGACGTAGATTTTGATTACATCATTACGGTTTGCGATCATGCTAATGAAAATTGCCCGTATATTCCAAGTAAAAATGCATTGCGCTTACACCATAATTTTTTCGATCCATCTAAAGTAGTGGGTACCGATGATGAAAAGCATACAGCATTTTTAAAAGCACGAGAAGAAATAAAAGGATATTTCAAAGAGTTTGTAGAGAAGTATAACCTAGTTTAA
- a CDS encoding GNAT family N-acetyltransferase, which yields METVVRGLTKSDWNSVSKIYKEGITTGIATFETEVPDWEQWDAKHFSVCRFVALIEEKVVGFAVLSPVSKRDVYKGVAEVSVYVSNAFKRRHVGEILLKQLIEESEAHEIWTLQASIFSENRASINLHLKCGFRVVGIRERIGQLYEKWYDNHFLERRSNKIT from the coding sequence GTGGAAACTGTTGTTAGGGGATTAACGAAAAGTGATTGGAATTCTGTTTCAAAAATTTATAAAGAAGGTATAACGACCGGAATAGCTACTTTTGAAACAGAAGTTCCCGATTGGGAGCAGTGGGATGCCAAGCATTTTTCGGTTTGCAGATTTGTAGCTTTAATAGAAGAAAAAGTTGTTGGATTTGCGGTATTATCACCAGTTTCAAAGCGAGATGTTTATAAGGGAGTTGCAGAAGTTAGTGTGTATGTTTCAAATGCATTTAAAAGAAGACATGTTGGTGAAATATTATTGAAGCAATTAATTGAGGAAAGTGAAGCACATGAGATTTGGACCTTGCAAGCAAGCATTTTTTCAGAAAACAGGGCAAGTATTAATTTACATTTAAAATGTGGATTTAGGGTTGTTGGTATTCGTGAAAGAATAGGGCAATTATATGAGAAATGGTACGACAACCATTTTCTGGAACGACGAAGTAATAAAATAACGTGA
- a CDS encoding DUF6428 family protein has product MKTQELFKVLEQNQDKSLLFEYAPNLLVGANYHITEVKHMTIDSIDCGSQADAWKDTVIQLWESPKELGKTEYMSVYKALGILNKVGKMKSYTLDAEVKFEYSNATFHTAQLFVNDFEIRENNLIVKLAVEKTDCKAKELCGVPEPVEETVGASTEPCCSPGGNCC; this is encoded by the coding sequence ATGAAAACACAAGAATTATTTAAAGTATTAGAACAAAATCAAGACAAGTCGTTATTGTTTGAATATGCACCGAATTTATTGGTTGGGGCTAATTATCATATTACAGAAGTAAAGCATATGACGATTGATTCTATCGATTGTGGTTCACAAGCAGATGCTTGGAAGGATACGGTTATTCAACTTTGGGAAAGTCCAAAAGAATTAGGTAAAACAGAATATATGTCTGTATATAAAGCCTTAGGTATTTTAAATAAAGTTGGAAAAATGAAATCGTATACTTTAGACGCTGAGGTTAAATTTGAATATAGTAACGCAACATTTCATACAGCGCAACTATTTGTTAACGATTTTGAAATAAGAGAGAACAACTTAATTGTTAAATTAGCGGTCGAAAAAACGGATTGCAAAGCAAAAGAACTTTGTGGCGTGCCTGAACCCGTAGAGGAAACGGTAGGGGCAAGTACAGAACCTTGTTGTTCTCCTGGTGGAAACTGTTGTTAG
- a CDS encoding ArsR/SmtB family transcription factor: protein MGITKTQIFTDRQNDLAQFFKVLGHPARVAILQYISSQNACICNDLVEEIGLAQATISQHLKELKSIGLIKGEVEGKSMCYCINVERWTSIQDQLNLFFNTTKSNCC from the coding sequence ATGGGAATTACTAAAACTCAAATATTTACTGATAGACAAAATGACTTGGCTCAATTTTTTAAAGTTTTGGGCCATCCAGCTAGGGTTGCCATCTTACAATATATAAGTAGTCAAAATGCTTGTATTTGTAACGATTTGGTTGAAGAAATAGGCTTAGCGCAAGCTACTATTTCTCAGCACTTAAAAGAACTTAAAAGTATTGGCTTGATAAAAGGCGAGGTTGAAGGCAAAAGTATGTGCTACTGTATTAACGTTGAGAGATGGACTTCCATACAAGATCAATTGAATTTATTCTTTAACACAACAAAATCAAATTGTTGCTAA
- a CDS encoding DUF805 domain-containing protein gives MNWYLKVLKQYATFTGRARRKEYWMFFLFNIIISYGIMFIAIGLEMPSLSILSSIYSLAVLIPGIAVGVRRMHDAGKSGWFLLIPIYNLILACTDSEAGSNKWGPNPKSQTEEINQIGQE, from the coding sequence ATGAATTGGTATTTAAAAGTATTAAAACAGTACGCAACCTTTACTGGCAGAGCCCGTAGAAAAGAATATTGGATGTTTTTCTTATTCAATATTATAATTTCTTACGGAATCATGTTTATAGCTATAGGTTTGGAAATGCCTTCTTTATCTATTTTAAGTTCTATTTACTCTTTAGCAGTTCTAATCCCTGGAATAGCTGTTGGTGTAAGAAGAATGCATGATGCTGGCAAAAGCGGCTGGTTTTTACTAATTCCTATTTACAACTTAATTTTAGCTTGTACAGATAGTGAAGCAGGCTCTAACAAATGGGGACCAAATCCAAAGTCTCAGACTGAGGAAATAAATCAAATTGGTCAAGAGTAG
- a CDS encoding LamG domain-containing protein, which yields MRQTLLFRILFITVLFLANTLYAQDSDGDGVPDSIDIDDDNDGIIDTYECSAAIQFNSASALTAADLSDVKAGEKVVYSNAILFQNKYYDIVLTIITINGSYTVDCNNELRVSTFDSSSDDYVTYSFDLVEAGSATPGNPIGVPAVLYDIILELRDIDTRYYRDFTEIAGFNPSTVTSTVTPSLSATTNLEQTGFVNGPDPAGYTLYRLDPTLVAPNTDWVYEPDDGGTHGDDPDFYLYMEFDKFSHVDLLYGATGTHTNTGVRLTNFGVSSKCNFDDDALSDTLDIDSDNDGIPDNVEAQPTIGYIPPSNVSSSITDANSNGLDDVYESAMGGTDLTDAEDTDGDGLQDYLDSDTDNDGTPDIQENGQANILNNIDVDGDGLDDNLDAITAHLDVNDEVSTGDIADLTASFGDVDSDATIGGDLDYRDLFDINPPPIASIDFDGVDDYLSRASFIDGLGDVTLMAWIKSDSGNSTNMTIVGEDVGCKLWLQNGNTPAFTVKTVGNSQETISCSAINFDEWHHIAATYTSTTGLLQLFVDGELLSATNVASTGAVIENTDDSNDNFEIGRFSSDVTNKEYFKGDIDEIRVFDIVLTVDQLKQMVYQEIQDSSGNTIGSTVGKEIKDMATSTTVPWANLIAYYPMTDIKKGTTTDYSSYDKELYINYITTIQDQTAPMPYVSSNNGDWTTQSTWQHGDVWDVENIATNKDWCIVRIASDVSACHSVKTNGLIIDAGSTFTVHSENLIENSWYLELNGTLNLEDDCQLIQTINSDLVTSATGKILRHQEGTSNAYRYNYWASPVGATGVTSLTDNNAATNNTNNAPFYLNTIKDESGVNFSFTSAYDEPGKISTYWLYTYKNGLTYWDWVLLSPSAPLESGVGYIQKGTGNAGTEQQYIFDGKPNNGTILIPVTDTGGPGSVATVSKTEYLLGNPYPSALDIHKFIDDNVGVIDGTLQLWQQWSGDSHYLNEYNGGYAQVNKLGSVRAYQFVGISGAHNGSQDGTITPTRYLPVGQGFITEIVADGNVEFNNSQRIFIKESDADGTYNNGASFFKSSNTKSKKGNTTAKESGEDSEANGHGMQKIRLEFNAVTGPDTRRELLLGFSDATTDGFDYGYDTECDESNNNDFNLSLEGLNMNIQAYAPIVSDKVIPLNFKSSGDNSFEIRITESENLDENQEIYLRDNLTEEYFDLTTMEAYSFSSEQGKFNNRFEIVFQNEATTLSAEEATFTENYIYYHNKTNTLFAKKLNSQVKKLALINMRGQAVLEVENVPAESLENGYKFNNMPTGAYIVCLRTENNEVLTKKVVLN from the coding sequence ATGAGACAAACATTGCTTTTTAGAATATTGTTTATAACAGTATTGTTCTTGGCTAATACTTTATATGCACAAGACTCCGATGGAGATGGTGTGCCAGATTCTATAGATATAGATGACGACAATGATGGTATAATAGATACTTACGAATGTTCTGCCGCTATTCAATTTAATAGTGCGTCGGCACTTACCGCAGCCGATTTAAGTGATGTAAAGGCCGGTGAAAAAGTAGTATACTCTAATGCGATTTTATTTCAAAATAAATATTATGACATTGTTTTAACTATAATAACTATTAATGGATCATATACAGTAGATTGTAATAATGAGCTAAGGGTTAGTACTTTTGATTCCAGCAGCGATGATTATGTAACGTATTCGTTTGATTTAGTGGAAGCAGGAAGTGCAACTCCAGGTAATCCAATAGGTGTTCCTGCGGTTTTATATGATATTATTTTAGAGTTGCGAGACATTGATACCAGATATTATAGAGATTTTACAGAAATAGCGGGTTTTAATCCTTCTACAGTAACATCAACAGTAACACCGTCTTTAAGTGCTACAACAAATTTGGAACAGACAGGTTTTGTTAATGGACCAGATCCGGCAGGTTACACTTTATACAGATTAGATCCAACCCTTGTTGCGCCAAATACAGATTGGGTATATGAGCCAGATGATGGAGGAACGCATGGTGATGATCCGGATTTCTATTTATATATGGAATTTGATAAGTTTTCCCATGTTGATTTGTTGTACGGAGCTACTGGAACCCATACTAATACTGGTGTTAGGTTAACAAATTTTGGAGTAAGCTCAAAATGTAATTTTGATGATGATGCGCTTTCAGATACATTAGATATTGATAGTGATAACGATGGTATACCAGATAATGTGGAAGCACAACCTACCATAGGCTATATACCGCCAAGCAATGTAAGCAGCAGTATTACCGATGCTAACTCTAATGGACTAGATGATGTTTACGAGTCTGCTATGGGAGGGACAGATTTAACAGATGCAGAAGATACAGATGGGGATGGATTACAGGATTATTTAGATAGTGATACAGATAATGATGGTACACCAGATATTCAAGAAAATGGTCAGGCAAATATCCTTAATAACATTGATGTTGACGGTGATGGATTGGATGACAATTTAGACGCTATAACGGCTCATTTGGATGTTAATGATGAGGTGTCTACTGGAGATATAGCAGATCTTACCGCTTCTTTTGGTGATGTTGATAGCGATGCGACTATAGGAGGAGACTTGGACTACAGGGATTTATTCGATATAAACCCGCCACCAATAGCTTCTATAGATTTTGACGGTGTAGACGATTATTTATCCAGAGCATCGTTTATAGATGGATTGGGGGATGTAACCTTAATGGCTTGGATTAAATCGGACTCTGGAAATTCTACGAATATGACCATTGTAGGAGAGGATGTAGGTTGTAAACTATGGTTACAAAATGGGAATACACCTGCGTTTACAGTTAAAACAGTAGGTAATTCTCAGGAAACGATAAGTTGCAGTGCTATTAATTTTGATGAGTGGCACCATATAGCAGCAACTTATACTAGTACAACGGGACTGTTACAGCTTTTTGTTGACGGTGAATTGTTGAGCGCTACAAATGTTGCAAGTACTGGAGCTGTAATTGAGAACACAGACGATTCTAACGATAATTTTGAAATTGGTAGATTTTCTAGCGATGTTACTAATAAAGAATATTTTAAAGGAGATATTGACGAAATAAGAGTATTTGATATTGTACTTACAGTCGATCAATTAAAACAAATGGTGTACCAGGAAATTCAAGATAGTTCAGGAAATACCATAGGTTCAACCGTTGGAAAAGAAATAAAGGATATGGCGACTAGTACTACCGTTCCCTGGGCAAATTTGATAGCGTATTACCCGATGACGGATATTAAAAAGGGAACGACTACAGATTATTCGAGTTACGATAAGGAATTGTACATAAACTACATTACGACCATTCAGGATCAAACCGCCCCAATGCCATATGTGTCTTCAAATAATGGTGATTGGACAACACAATCTACATGGCAACATGGCGATGTATGGGATGTTGAAAATATAGCTACCAATAAAGATTGGTGTATCGTAAGAATAGCAAGTGATGTATCTGCCTGCCATTCGGTTAAAACAAATGGCTTAATAATAGATGCCGGAAGTACTTTTACAGTACATAGCGAAAATCTTATTGAAAATTCCTGGTATTTGGAATTAAATGGAACACTTAATTTAGAGGACGACTGCCAACTAATTCAAACCATAAATAGTGATTTGGTTACCTCTGCAACTGGTAAAATACTAAGACATCAAGAAGGAACTTCAAATGCGTATAGATATAACTATTGGGCATCGCCTGTAGGAGCTACAGGTGTAACAAGCTTAACAGATAATAATGCAGCAACCAATAACACTAATAATGCACCATTTTACTTAAATACAATAAAAGATGAGAGTGGCGTTAATTTTTCGTTTACATCGGCTTATGACGAGCCTGGAAAAATAAGCACCTATTGGTTATATACATATAAAAATGGTTTAACGTATTGGGATTGGGTTTTACTCTCTCCTAGTGCACCGTTAGAATCAGGGGTAGGGTATATACAAAAGGGAACAGGAAATGCAGGTACAGAACAACAATATATTTTTGACGGGAAACCAAATAATGGAACCATACTAATACCTGTAACTGATACTGGAGGCCCGGGATCTGTAGCTACGGTATCAAAAACAGAATATTTATTAGGAAATCCTTATCCATCTGCTTTAGATATTCATAAGTTTATTGATGATAACGTAGGTGTTATAGATGGCACATTGCAACTATGGCAGCAGTGGAGCGGAGATTCACATTACCTGAATGAATATAATGGTGGTTATGCACAAGTAAATAAGCTGGGATCGGTAAGGGCATACCAATTTGTTGGGATTAGCGGTGCACATAATGGATCGCAAGATGGTACAATAACACCCACGAGGTATCTTCCCGTTGGTCAAGGGTTTATTACAGAGATTGTTGCAGATGGCAATGTAGAATTTAACAACAGTCAGCGTATATTTATTAAAGAATCTGATGCAGATGGTACATATAATAATGGTGCATCATTCTTTAAATCTAGTAATACAAAATCTAAAAAAGGTAATACTACAGCCAAAGAAAGCGGAGAGGATAGTGAGGCGAATGGCCATGGTATGCAGAAAATTCGTTTGGAGTTTAATGCAGTAACGGGACCAGATACAAGACGAGAGTTACTGTTGGGGTTCAGTGACGCTACAACAGACGGGTTTGATTATGGATACGACACAGAGTGTGACGAATCTAATAACAACGATTTCAATTTAAGTTTAGAAGGCTTAAATATGAATATACAAGCCTACGCTCCTATTGTTAGCGATAAAGTAATACCTCTAAACTTTAAATCTTCAGGAGACAATTCGTTTGAAATTAGAATCACCGAATCAGAAAATTTAGATGAAAATCAGGAAATTTATTTAAGAGATAACCTAACCGAAGAGTATTTTGACTTAACGACTATGGAAGCATATAGTTTTAGTTCAGAGCAAGGCAAATTTAACAACAGATTCGAAATAGTTTTCCAAAATGAAGCAACAACGTTAAGTGCTGAAGAAGCCACATTTACAGAAAATTATATTTATTATCATAACAAAACAAATACACTATTTGCTAAGAAGTTAAATAGTCAAGTGAAAAAGCTTGCTTTAATTAATATGAGAGGTCAAGCGGTTTTAGAGGTCGAAAATGTACCTGCCGAAAGTTTAGAAAATGGTTACAAATTTAATAATATGCCAACAGGTGCCTATATAGTATGTTTAAGAACAGAAAATAATGAGGTGCTTACCAAAAAAGTAGTTTTAAATTAG
- the radA gene encoding DNA repair protein RadA, whose translation MAKVKTTFFCQNCGTQYAKWQGQCNACKEWNTIVEEVIQKPEKSDWKSPTSTVKKASVPLRIKDIDVSKEPRLNAFDDEFNRVLGGGIVPGSLTLLGGEPGIGKSTLLLQISLKLPYKTLYVSGEESQKQIKMRAERINPENNHCYILTETKTQNIFKQIEVLEPDIVIIDSIQTLHSDYIESSSGSISQIKECTTELIKFAKETATPVLLIGHITKDGNIAGPKILEHMVDTVLQFEGDRNHVFRILRANKNRFGSTNELGIYEMQGSGLREVTNPSEILISKKDEELSGNAVAATLEGMRPLMIEVQALVSTAVYGTPQRSATGFNAKRLNMLLAVLEKRAGFRLGAKDVFLNITGGITVDDPAIDLAVVAAILSSNEDMALQKDFCFAAEVGLSGEIRPVQRVEQRILEAEKLGFSTIFVSKYNKISLKNSAIKIQMISKIEDLVGFVV comes from the coding sequence ATGGCAAAAGTAAAAACGACTTTTTTTTGTCAAAACTGCGGCACACAATATGCCAAATGGCAAGGACAATGTAATGCCTGTAAAGAGTGGAATACCATTGTTGAAGAAGTTATTCAAAAACCAGAAAAGAGCGATTGGAAGTCTCCAACATCTACTGTAAAAAAAGCATCAGTTCCATTACGAATTAAAGATATAGATGTTTCTAAAGAACCACGACTTAATGCTTTCGACGATGAGTTTAATCGTGTTTTAGGCGGAGGGATTGTGCCTGGATCGTTAACCTTATTAGGAGGCGAACCTGGCATAGGGAAAAGTACCTTATTGCTGCAAATCTCATTGAAATTACCTTATAAAACATTGTATGTCTCTGGAGAAGAAAGTCAGAAACAAATTAAAATGCGGGCAGAGCGTATTAATCCAGAAAACAATCACTGCTATATATTAACAGAAACCAAAACACAGAATATATTCAAGCAAATTGAAGTTCTAGAACCCGACATTGTTATTATCGATTCCATTCAAACATTACATAGCGACTATATTGAGTCGTCTTCGGGAAGTATTTCGCAGATAAAAGAATGTACAACCGAACTTATAAAATTTGCAAAAGAAACCGCAACCCCTGTTTTATTAATAGGCCATATTACTAAAGATGGAAATATTGCTGGGCCTAAAATTTTGGAGCACATGGTAGATACTGTACTACAGTTTGAAGGCGACCGCAATCATGTTTTTAGGATTTTAAGAGCGAATAAAAACCGTTTTGGTTCTACTAACGAGCTGGGTATTTATGAAATGCAAGGCTCTGGGCTTCGCGAAGTAACAAATCCATCGGAGATTCTAATCTCCAAAAAAGATGAAGAGTTGTCTGGAAATGCTGTGGCAGCTACATTAGAAGGCATGCGTCCGTTAATGATAGAAGTACAGGCTTTAGTAAGTACTGCTGTTTATGGCACTCCGCAACGTAGCGCTACGGGTTTTAATGCAAAGCGCCTTAATATGTTATTAGCAGTTTTAGAAAAACGAGCCGGATTCCGACTGGGAGCGAAGGATGTTTTTTTAAATATTACCGGGGGAATTACCGTTGACGACCCTGCTATAGATTTAGCCGTTGTTGCTGCGATATTATCCTCTAACGAAGATATGGCATTACAAAAAGACTTTTGCTTTGCAGCAGAGGTTGGTTTATCTGGAGAAATTCGCCCTGTACAACGTGTGGAGCAGCGTATTTTAGAAGCTGAAAAATTAGGATTCTCTACTATTTTTGTGTCCAAGTACAATAAAATTTCCCTTAAAAACTCCGCTATTAAAATTCAAATGATTTCTAAGATTGAAGATTTGGTTGGTTTTGTAGTATAA
- a CDS encoding alpha/beta hydrolase: MKHILYVLLFVLSVHFTEAQVKYETIESSKLEEAREIKIQLPRGYNSDKDKKYPLFIVLDGDYMFEAVAGNVDYYSYWEDMPGCIIVGVNQFDKRFDDCMYSEQNSLPIETGASFFEFLGLELIPYIEKKYRTTNFKVAVGHGETANFINYYLLKPQPLFQAYIAVSPELAPNMIDYLPERLSKLESKLFYCLANTKNDPGSIKKMTEALNKDISAIDNDNLVYSFSTFEEPSHYSAPLHALPGAIENIFSVFRPISKKEYKETILELETSPVEYLVNKYQTIKTLFGLDKKILINDFKAISAAIEKTEQYQYYEELGKIARDAYPETLLGGYYLARFYEEGGEPKKAMRTYQTAYTMEEIAGLTKGLMLEKADLIKEDFGY, from the coding sequence ATGAAACATATACTTTACGTCTTACTGTTTGTGCTATCAGTGCATTTTACAGAAGCTCAGGTTAAATATGAAACTATAGAATCTTCAAAATTAGAAGAAGCTAGAGAAATTAAAATACAATTACCAAGAGGTTATAATAGCGACAAGGATAAAAAATACCCATTATTTATTGTACTCGATGGCGATTACATGTTTGAAGCTGTTGCCGGAAATGTAGATTATTATTCCTATTGGGAAGATATGCCAGGATGCATTATTGTAGGAGTTAATCAATTTGATAAACGATTTGATGATTGCATGTATTCTGAGCAAAACTCTTTGCCTATTGAAACAGGAGCCAGTTTCTTCGAATTTTTAGGTTTAGAGCTTATTCCATATATAGAAAAGAAGTACAGAACGACTAATTTTAAGGTTGCGGTAGGTCATGGTGAAACGGCCAATTTTATTAATTACTACTTGTTAAAGCCTCAGCCACTATTTCAGGCTTACATTGCTGTAAGTCCGGAGTTAGCACCAAACATGATAGATTACCTTCCAGAGCGGTTAAGTAAACTGGAATCTAAATTATTCTATTGTTTAGCAAATACTAAAAATGATCCGGGTTCTATTAAAAAGATGACCGAAGCTTTAAATAAGGATATTTCTGCTATAGATAATGATAATCTGGTTTACAGTTTTAGCACCTTTGAAGAGCCATCCCATTATTCGGCACCCTTGCACGCTTTACCAGGTGCTATTGAGAATATTTTTAGTGTATTTCGTCCTATTAGTAAAAAAGAGTACAAAGAAACTATATTAGAGCTAGAAACCTCGCCGGTAGAATATCTGGTTAACAAATACCAAACAATAAAAACATTATTTGGTCTAGATAAAAAAATCCTGATAAATGATTTTAAAGCCATCTCTGCAGCTATCGAAAAAACCGAGCAGTACCAATATTATGAAGAATTGGGTAAAATTGCTCGAGATGCATACCCGGAAACACTGTTAGGAGGGTATTATCTGGCGCGTTTTTATGAAGAAGGAGGAGAGCCTAAAAAAGCGATGCGTACCTACCAGACGGCTTATACTATGGAGGAAATAGCTGGACTTACAAAAGGTTTAATGCTTGAGAAAGCAGATTTAATTAAAGAAGATTTCGGGTACTAA